The Chitinivibrio alkaliphilus ACht1 genome has a window encoding:
- a CDS encoding IMPACT family protein produces MKNTYHIPRKSEKDSHEVKKSTFISYLFHAPHMNDVSSHLQALKQKHPKARHICWACIAGDPADTSVRGFSDDGEPSGCAGKPLLKVLAYSGLGETALFVVRYFGGIKLGTGGMVKAYTTAAQRVISLCSTEKIVPTISGEITIPYRMEPLLRYILQDPAITHTEFQYSEAVRVHLSLEETSFQRISERIRTECNCTISPDP; encoded by the coding sequence ATGAAGAATACTTATCATATTCCCCGAAAATCCGAAAAAGATTCCCATGAGGTGAAAAAAAGCACATTCATCTCCTATCTCTTTCATGCGCCTCATATGAATGACGTGTCATCTCATCTCCAAGCCCTAAAACAAAAACACCCCAAGGCACGCCATATCTGCTGGGCTTGCATTGCCGGAGATCCAGCAGACACATCAGTCCGTGGATTTAGTGACGATGGAGAGCCTTCGGGCTGCGCAGGTAAACCTCTTCTAAAAGTACTTGCCTATTCCGGCCTCGGAGAAACCGCCCTCTTTGTGGTACGCTATTTTGGAGGGATAAAGCTTGGTACCGGAGGTATGGTGAAAGCATATACTACAGCTGCACAACGTGTAATTTCCCTCTGCAGTACGGAGAAAATTGTTCCGACCATCTCCGGTGAAATAACAATCCCCTATCGTATGGAGCCACTCCTGCGGTATATACTGCAAGATCCTGCAATTACTCATACTGAATTTCAGTACAGCGAAGCTGTGCGGGTACACCTTTCTCTTGAAGAGACTTCCTTTCAACGAATTTCTGAACGTATTCGCACAGAATGCAACTGCACTATTAGCCCAGATCCATAG